A region of Chitinophaga horti DNA encodes the following proteins:
- a CDS encoding histidine kinase dimerization/phosphoacceptor domain -containing protein produces the protein MRVWEDATGTASADSALAHIQNFQALTTTRLTNNTGVYWLTFPSEIIAGNQNPLVVTFGALSYVDLYLYDNGRLLLHKKSGTLRKNSELAAKDSRSRIAFPRDLNAHAPIVLLRVQHTRHNRRGFNFTIYERLEYLEKRRSDEAMDLRLQGALWVLLAYTLVCWMTSGLRAYGWLLLFTAGLTFFNLSSQGYFVNWFFPESPATGSLFNIHFAHLGILGLYLLLIDFWEIRRHHRLLYTFCKVALALLVMLSAMCWGINYFTGNYALTAMLNIWSLLFHIVFAAVVLWRCWPHLDRPKRYLAYGICMFILTFIWIAGRLLFAEEKSLNVGYLSSLMTIGIFLPFSAGLALSLKNTEKEGKQALNELNRLQEKQNELLEVKVRKQTTRLRCYNIQLLQQNDELAEKTDKIALLINELNHRVKNNLQLLYSIGSLQLDTIRDGTARGIFQENISRIKTMSLVNQRLYQLEELQLIAPGELVRELSEYIRHIYHKGQPVQINVAASDDIRLDSRRALYFSLMLTELLTNSFKYAFNDMTEGRIDISISINETGTVTCRYADNGTGLQPGANSKKSTGLSLVNELVRQLQGQLAVNHTPGILYELTFATG, from the coding sequence ATGCGTGTGTGGGAAGATGCCACAGGCACGGCATCCGCGGACTCGGCACTCGCTCATATACAAAACTTCCAGGCGCTTACGACTACCAGGTTAACTAACAACACAGGCGTTTACTGGCTTACTTTCCCCAGCGAAATTATTGCGGGAAATCAAAACCCGCTGGTCGTCACGTTCGGCGCTCTATCATATGTTGACCTCTATCTATATGACAACGGGCGATTGCTATTGCATAAAAAATCAGGTACGCTCCGCAAGAACAGCGAGCTGGCCGCCAAAGACAGCCGTTCCCGTATCGCTTTTCCGAGGGATCTAAACGCTCATGCCCCCATCGTGTTACTGAGAGTACAACACACCAGGCATAACCGACGTGGCTTCAACTTTACCATTTACGAAAGACTGGAATACCTGGAAAAGCGCCGCAGTGATGAAGCGATGGACTTACGGCTGCAAGGCGCCTTGTGGGTGTTGCTGGCATATACGCTGGTGTGTTGGATGACGAGCGGTCTGCGTGCGTACGGATGGCTTTTGTTGTTCACGGCCGGACTCACGTTCTTCAACCTTTCATCGCAGGGGTATTTTGTGAACTGGTTTTTCCCAGAATCTCCGGCCACGGGATCGTTGTTCAATATTCATTTTGCGCACCTGGGCATTCTCGGTTTATACTTGCTGCTCATCGATTTCTGGGAGATCCGTCGTCACCACCGTTTGTTGTACACCTTTTGTAAAGTGGCGCTAGCGTTGCTCGTAATGCTATCTGCCATGTGTTGGGGTATCAACTACTTTACAGGCAACTATGCACTCACCGCGATGCTCAATATATGGTCGTTACTGTTCCATATCGTTTTTGCGGCCGTTGTTTTGTGGCGTTGCTGGCCGCACCTCGACCGGCCGAAGCGTTATCTCGCCTACGGCATCTGCATGTTCATTCTCACCTTTATCTGGATAGCCGGACGTTTATTGTTTGCAGAAGAAAAGTCGTTAAACGTTGGCTACCTGAGCAGCCTGATGACGATCGGCATATTTTTGCCCTTCTCAGCCGGCCTTGCGCTCAGCTTGAAAAATACTGAAAAAGAAGGCAAACAGGCCCTCAACGAATTAAATCGTCTCCAGGAAAAACAGAACGAGTTGCTGGAAGTGAAAGTGCGTAAACAAACGACGCGACTCAGATGCTACAATATTCAACTGCTGCAGCAAAACGACGAACTGGCTGAAAAAACAGACAAGATCGCTTTGCTGATCAATGAACTGAATCACCGGGTGAAAAACAACCTGCAACTGCTATATAGCATTGGCAGCCTGCAGCTCGACACGATCAGGGATGGTACAGCCCGCGGCATCTTCCAGGAAAATATCAGCCGAATAAAGACGATGTCGCTGGTGAACCAACGACTGTATCAACTCGAGGAATTACAACTCATAGCGCCGGGTGAACTGGTGCGGGAACTATCTGAATACATCCGGCATATTTACCATAAGGGACAGCCTGTACAGATAAACGTGGCTGCCAGCGACGACATCCGGCTGGACAGTCGGCGGGCACTGTATTTTTCGCTCATGCTCACCGAACTGCTTACCAATTCTTTCAAATACGCCTTTAATGATATGACTGAAGGTCGTATAGACATTTCCATCAGTATCAATGAAACTGGCACGGTCACCTGCCGCTATGCCGATAACGGTACCGGCTTGCAGCCCGGCGCCAATAGTAAAAAATCTACCGGCCTTTCCCTGGTTAACGAACTGGTAAGACAGCTACAAGGGCAGCTGGCTGTAAACCACACGCCAGGAATATTATACGAGCTTACGTTTGCCACAGGATGA
- the porV gene encoding type IX secretion system outer membrane channel protein PorV, with product MKNTFHMKLAIAAMLLGAPIVGAAQEVNSIDIVTNSVPFLRISPDARAGGMGETGIATAPDAASSFYNLSKIPFLAGAKGGSLTYTPWMTNFGVDGTHLLAASAYYKLDSTQAIVAGIRYFNLGAIELTDVEGKSVGRSRPNEWSAELGYTRQLSGKLSVGVAFRYIYSNLANGAAMNGINYKAGQTVAGDLSVYYNGREEGEGWAFGAVLSNLGGKIAYTDNANQKQYIPSNLGVGASYATMLDEQQSLTIGADVNKLLVPALKGNDAASMEDYHNKGVVAGWINSFGNSAYTASLGAEYDYNKQFFARGGYFFDMKDAANRRYFTLGAGVAYSFATINLSYIIPSGTGLSRSPLANTLRVGAELKF from the coding sequence ATGAAAAACACTTTCCATATGAAACTGGCCATTGCAGCGATGTTGCTCGGTGCGCCAATTGTGGGGGCTGCGCAAGAAGTAAACTCCATCGACATCGTTACTAACTCAGTGCCTTTCCTGCGCATTTCCCCGGATGCACGTGCTGGTGGTATGGGAGAGACGGGCATCGCTACGGCACCTGATGCTGCATCTTCCTTTTATAACTTATCTAAAATTCCCTTCCTGGCCGGTGCCAAGGGCGGTTCATTAACCTATACGCCGTGGATGACCAACTTCGGTGTGGATGGTACACATTTGCTGGCAGCATCTGCTTATTATAAATTAGATAGCACACAGGCCATCGTAGCTGGGATCCGCTATTTCAACCTGGGTGCCATCGAGCTGACAGACGTTGAGGGTAAAAGTGTTGGCCGCAGCAGGCCCAATGAATGGTCGGCGGAGCTGGGCTACACCCGGCAGTTATCGGGTAAATTGTCCGTGGGCGTTGCATTTCGCTATATTTATTCCAACCTCGCTAATGGTGCTGCAATGAATGGTATCAATTATAAGGCTGGACAAACAGTAGCAGGTGATCTGTCAGTTTACTATAACGGTCGTGAGGAAGGCGAAGGATGGGCGTTTGGCGCCGTGTTGAGCAATCTTGGTGGCAAGATCGCTTACACCGATAACGCAAATCAGAAGCAATACATACCATCAAACCTGGGTGTGGGCGCGTCTTATGCAACTATGTTGGACGAGCAGCAGTCACTTACAATCGGGGCCGATGTAAACAAATTGCTGGTGCCGGCCTTAAAAGGTAACGATGCAGCAAGCATGGAGGATTATCACAACAAAGGTGTTGTGGCTGGTTGGATCAATTCTTTTGGCAATAGTGCTTACACGGCATCACTGGGAGCCGAATACGATTATAATAAGCAGTTCTTCGCGCGTGGAGGCTACTTCTTCGATATGAAGGATGCGGCCAACAGGCGATATTTTACACTAGGAGCAGGTGTGGCATATAGTTTTGCGACCATCAACCTGTCTTACATCATTCCCTCCGGCACTGGATTGTCACGCAGTCCGCTTGCTAATACGCTACGCGTAGGTGCGGAGTTGAAGTTTTAA
- a CDS encoding DNA-binding response regulator translates to MTRVLIIEDEFIIARFIEKQIKNHFSCETAIAITAAETISEMERFMPDLLLCDINLGDGHSGIDLVHQLQQAYRFEVIYITSYNAKDIIEQAISSGAANYIIKPVDEMQLFAGVRMAIGKIENKKANDSTAATLTPAEQRIVSLIGMRKSTKEIAEVMHLSPYTIKNQRHKICVKLGLKDENNALLKWALKQLELK, encoded by the coding sequence ATGACACGGGTGTTGATTATTGAGGATGAATTTATTATTGCCAGGTTTATAGAGAAGCAAATCAAAAACCACTTTTCATGTGAAACAGCGATAGCGATTACAGCTGCCGAGACTATCAGCGAGATGGAGCGGTTCATGCCTGACCTGCTGCTATGCGACATCAATCTCGGCGACGGGCATTCAGGGATTGACCTTGTGCACCAACTGCAGCAAGCGTATCGATTCGAAGTAATTTATATCACCTCTTACAATGCAAAGGATATTATCGAACAGGCAATATCATCAGGAGCGGCGAACTATATCATTAAACCGGTGGATGAAATGCAGCTATTCGCAGGCGTTCGAATGGCCATAGGCAAGATTGAGAATAAAAAGGCAAACGATAGCACTGCCGCTACTTTAACACCGGCTGAGCAGCGAATCGTATCACTGATCGGCATGCGTAAGTCTACCAAGGAAATTGCGGAGGTGATGCACCTGAGCCCTTACACCATCAAAAATCAGCGACATAAAATATGTGTAAAACTGGGGTTGAAAGACGAAAACAATGCGCTACTGAAATGGGCTTTAAAACAACTCGAGCTAAAATGA